In one Molothrus aeneus isolate 106 chromosome 8, BPBGC_Maene_1.0, whole genome shotgun sequence genomic region, the following are encoded:
- the MARCHF5 gene encoding E3 ubiquitin-protein ligase MARCHF5: MAEQTGLALPQTMDRSCWVCFATDEDDRTAEWVRPCRCRGSTKWVHQTCLQRWVDEKQRGNSTARVACPQCNAEYLIVFPKLGPVVYVLDLADRLISKACPFAAAGIMVGSIYWTAVTYGAVTVMQVVGHKEGLDVMERADPLFLLIGLPTIPVMLILGKMIRWEDYVLRLWRKYSNKLQILNSIFPGIGCPVPRIPAEANPLADHVSATRILCGALVFPTIATIVGKLMFSSVNSNLQRTILGGIAFVAIKGAFKVYFKQQQYLRQAHRKILNYPEQEGA, encoded by the exons AAGCTGCTGGGTTTGCTTTGCTACCGATGAGGACGATCGGACAGCAGAGTGGGTGCGGCCCTGCAGGTGCAGGGGCTCCACCAAATGGGTGCATCAGACTTGTCTGCAGCGCTGGGTGGAtgaaaagcaaagaggaaaCAGTACTGCTAGAGTTGCTTGTCCTCAGTGCAATGCAGAATATTTAATAGTATTTCCAAAGCTAG GTCCAGTTGTTTACGTTTTGGATCTTGCAGATCGCCTGATCTCAAAGGCATGTCCCTTTGCTGCAGCTGGAATCATGGTGGGCTCTATATACTGGACAGCCGTTACCTACGGAGCGGTGACAGTCATGCAG GTTGTGGGTCACAAAGAAGGTCTTGATGTGATGGAGAGAGCTGATCCTTTATTCCTTTTGATTGGCCTTCCCACTATCCCAGTCATGCTAATACTGGGCAAGATGATCCGTTGGGAGGACTATGTGCTCAGACTGTGGCGCAAATACTCTAATAAACTACAAATTTTGAACAGCATATTTCCAG GCATTGGATGTCCTGTTCCTCGTATCCCAGCAGAGGCCAACCCTTTGGCAGATCACGTCTCTGCCACACGTATTCTGTGTGGAGCTCTAGTTTTCCCTACTATTGCCACAATAGTTGGCAAGCTGATGTTCAGCAGTGTTAACTCAAATTTACAAAGGACAATCTTG GGTGGAATTGCTTTTGTTGCTATAAAAGGAGCTTTTAAGGTTTACTTCAAGCAGCAGCAATATTTGCGCCAAGCTCACcgcaaaattttaaattaccCTGAACAAGAAGGAGCGTAA